The DNA segment GCGGCAGGGGGGCTCTGTGCGGGGACTGCGCACTGAAGCGCTGACCAGGTAGGTTCACCCGGCCGTCATCCCCTCAAGAGGATTCACCGTGAGCCGAAGCCCGGAGCCACGCAAGATCATCCTGGATTGCGTACCCGCTGTCGTGCTCACACCCGAGGACTTCGACCGCTTTGACCTGGTCCGTTGCCAACTCGGCGGCCAGAGCGCCCGGATGAGCGCCCTGAACCGTGACCTGTCCCTGGCCGTTCGCCTCCTGGAAGAGGCCCGAGCCGGACTCTCCGCCACCACCGAATGCTCCGACGACTGCCCTGCTGAGCAATCGGGGACGGAGCCCGACCACCTCTGCTGCCGGATCCGGTCCCTGCTCGACTCCCCACGGTTCGCCCGGTTGGACGGTCGTCCAGCGAAGCCGACGAAGGCCCGGGGTTCCGGTGACGGCCGGCAGGCAGCAGATCACCGGCGAACGTAGGCACGCTCCGTACGGTTGTCCGTGCCCGTCATGGGGACGGTGTGGTTCCAGCGCCCGAGGTCGGCGGTGTCGCGAGTTGGTGACGATGCCGGCTGGGCCGGTATCCGGACTCCGCCGACCTCGGGCTCCTTCTAGAAGTCGTCGTCGAAGGAGACCGATCCTTCGACCGCCACCTGGTAGGCGGAGGGGCGGCGTTCGAAGAAGTTGGTGAGTTCCTGGACGTTCTGGAGTTCCATGAAGGAGAACGGGTTCTGGGCTCCGTAGCGGGCCGGGAGGCCGAGGCGCACCAGGCGCTGGTCGGCGACGCATTCGAGGTAGGCGCGCATGGAGTCGGTGTTCATGCCGGGCAGGCCGTCGCCGCAGAGGTCGCGGGCGAACTGCAACTCCGCCTCGACGGCCTCCTCCAGCATGGCGGTGACCTCTTCGGCCATGGCGTCGTCGAAGAGGCCGGGCTCCTCGCGGCGGACGGTGTCGACCACGTGGAACGCGAAGTCCATGTGGCAGCTCTCGTCGCGGAAGACCCAGTTGGTCCCGGTGGCCAGGCCGTGCAGCAGGCCGCGGGAGCGGAACCAGTACACGTAGGCGAAGGCGCCGTAGAAGAACAGGCCCTCGATGCAGGCGGCGAAGCAGATCAGGTTGAGCAGGAAGCGCCGGCGGTCCTCCCTGGAGTGCAGGCGGTCGATGTTCTCGACCGAGTCCATCCAGCGGAAGCAGAACTGTGCCTTCTCGCGGATGGACGGGATGTTCTCCACGGCCGCGAAGGCGGCGGCACGCTCGGTCGGATCGGGCAGGTAGGTGTCCAGCAGGGTCAGGTAGAACTGGACGTGGACGGCCTCCTCGAAGAGCTGGCGGGAGAGGTAGAGCCGGGCCTCGGGGGAGTTGATGTGCTTGTAGAGGGTGAGGACGAGGTTGTTGGCGACGATCGAGTCGCCCGTCGCGAAGAAGGCGACCAGGCGGCCGATCATGTGCTGCTCTGCCGGTGAGAGCTTGGCGAGGTCGGCGACGTCGGAGTGGAGGTCGACCTCCTCCACGGTCCAGGTGTTCTTGATGGCGTCGCGGTAGCGGTCGTAGAAGGCGGGATAGCGCATCGGGCGCAGGGTGAGTTCGAACCCGGGGTCGAGCAGGTTCTTCGTGGTGCTGGTCATTACTGGCATGCCTCGCAGGACTCGGGGTTCTCCAGGGAGCAGGCGATCGCCTCGGCATCGGGCGCCGGCGCCGGGGGGTCCGAAGGGGTTGCGGGGGCCGGGGCGGTGCCGCGTGCGGACTGGGCGATACGGGTCGCCGGCCGCGAGCGCAGGTAGTAGGTCGTCTTCAGGCCCCGCTTCCAGGCGTAGGCGTACATCGAGCTGAGCTTGCCGATGGTGGGCGAGGCCATGAAGAGGTTGAGCGACTGGCTCTGGTCCAGGTACGGGGTGCGGGCCGCGGCCATGTCGATCAGGGCGCGCTGGGGCAGCTCCCATGCGGTGCGGTACAGCGCCCGGACGTCCGCGGGGATCCGGTCCAGCTCCTGGACCGAGCCGTTCGACTCGCGCAGCGCCTCACGGGTGCGTGCGTCCCACATGCCCCGCTGCTTCAGATCTTCGACCAGGTAGGGGTTGACCTGGAGGAACTCGCCGCTGAGCGTTTCGCGCTTGAAGAGGTTGGAGACCTGCGGCTCGATGCATTCGTACGCGCCGGCGATGGAGGCGATCGTGGCGGTCGGGGCGATGGCCAGGAGCAGCGAGTTGCGCAGGCCGCCGGCGGCGACGCGGGCGCGCAGGGCCGTCCACCGGTCCGGCCAGGCGGGCGACGTGTCGTAGTGGTCGGGGTGCAGGACGCCGCGGGCCGCTCGGGTGGCCGGCCAGGCGGGGTGCGGGCCGCGGCGTTCCGCGAGGTCGCAGGAGGTTCCGTAGGCCGCCAGCATGATGCGTTCGGCGATCCGGGTGGACAGTTCCCGGGCCTCGGGGGAGTCGAAGGGCAGGCGCAGCTTGAAGAACACGTCCTGGAGTCCCATGGCGCCCAGGCCGACCGGGCGCCAGCGTTCGTTGGAGGCCGCCGCCTCGGGGGTGGGGTAGTAGTTGATGTCCACCACGCGGTCGAGGAAGGTCACCGCGGTCCGCACCGCGGCGTCCAGCCCCTCCCAGTCCATCGCTTCCTCCGCTGTTCCCGCCGGGGTCACGAACGCGGCGAGGTTGACCGAGCCGAGGTTGCAGACAGCGGTCTCGCCGTCGTCGGTGACCTCCAGGATCTCCGTGCACAGGTTGGAGGAGTGGATCACCCGGCCGGGCTCGGCGGTCTGGTTCGCGGTGCGGTTGGCTGCGTCCTTGAAGGTCATCCAGCCGTTTCCGGTCTGGGCGAGGGTCCGCATCATGCGGGCGTACAGGGTGCGGGCAGGGATCCGCTTGACGGCGAGTCCGTCGTGCTCGGCGCGCCGGTAGGCGGCGTCGAACTCCTCGCCCCACAGGTCGGTCAGCTCCGGGACGTCGGAGGGGGAGAACAGCGACCACTCGGCGTCGGCCTCGACGCGGCGCATGAACTCGTCGGGGATCCAGTGCGCGAGGTTGAGGTTGTGCGTGCGGCGGGCGTCCTCGCCGGTGTTGTCGCGCAGTTCCAGGAACTCCTCCATGTCGGCGTGCCACGTCTCCAGGTACACGCAGGCGGCGCCCTTGCGCCGGCCGCCCTGGTTGACGGCGGCGACCGAGGAGTCGAGGGTGCGCAGGAAGGGCACGATGCCGTTGGAGTGGCCGTTGGTGCCGCGGATCAGCGAGCCGCGGGAGCGGATGCGGCTGTAGGGGATCCCGATGCCGCCCGCGTGCTTGGAGAGCCGGGCCACCTGGTGGTAGCGCTCGTAGATGGAGTCGAGTTCGTCGAGCGGGGAGTCCAGCAGGTAGCAGGACGACATCTGCGGGTGGCGGGTCCCGGAGTTGAAGAGCGTCGGTGAGCTCGGCAGGTACTCCAGACGGCTCATCAGCCTGTACAGCGCGGCCACCTCGTCGACGGCCCGACGGCTCTGGTCCTCGGCGAGACCCGCGGCGACACGGAGCAGGAAGTGCTGGGGCGTCTCGATGATCCGGCGGCGGGCAGGGTGCCGCAGCAGGTAGCGGCTGTAGAGGGTGCGGAGCCCGAAGTAGCCGAACCGGTCGTCGGCGGCGGGGTCGGCGAGGGTGTCGAGGCGGGCGGCGTGAGCCTGCACGAACGAGGCCGTGCCGTCGGCGATCAGGCCCTCGCGGTGGCCGACCGCGATCGACGCGGAGAAGGAGACGGCGCCCTCCTGCGCTGCCTCGTCCGCGATGGTCCAGGCCAGCAGCCGGGCGGCCAGCCGCGAGTACTGCGGATCCTCGGCGATCAGCCCGGCGGCGGCCTCGGTGGCCAGGCCGAGCAGTTCGGCCTCGTTCGCCGCGGCGCTGCGACCGCGCAGGGCCGCGGACACGACACGATCCGGATCGGTGTCGTCCAGGCCCGCGCCCGCCTCGGTCACGGCACGCAACAGGACGCCGCCGGGTCCGTCTCCGGGCATGACGGAGGCAGCGGAAACGGGATCTGCGGGCGCGATGGTCACGGGTGGTCTCTCCCTCCTGCGTCGGCCGCGGGGAAGGAGAGGCGAGCACGCACGGGCGACTCCCGTGACAGGTCCGCCGGCCCGCTCCACGAGGCCCGACTTCACGGCACCCGGGAAGGTGTCCCCGGGTGCACTGCCGGCAGGTGATCGGACTCGCGGGCGCGCCGCAGCGCGCGCCGCTCACCGTTGCGGGACAGTTCCGGATTCGCACCGGATTCCCCTGGGCGACAGCGAGTCGAGCATACATGTAGTGGTGCCCGATGGATGCGGCACCAGATGTTGTGTCGAGCCGAAGGGTGCCTGGAATGACGCGGGTCCAAGGCAGGCGTTGGCCGGGGCCGGCCGTGCCGTAGATGAGCCACCCGGTACCCGGCAGGAAGGGTGTTTCCGCACGGAGGTGCATGCCCGCCGGCGTGCGACCGGGCGCGCCGAGCAGCACGGCGAAGACCGCGGCCGCCGCGGGGGACCCGCGCATAGCGGTCGTCAAGCCGCCCGGGGCCCTCGACCCCATCCGCCCGCCACGTCCAGCAGATGACGGCAAGTACGGTGTCCGGTCCGCCGAATGAGCGCGTGGAGCGCTGTGGCAGCTGTTCGACACCCTTCTCTTGCGCAGTGCAATAGTTTCTATTGCATAAGGCAAAGGTGTCGCCTGTCGATCTCCCCTCTCCTGAACCTCCCGTACGCCGCGGCCTGCCCTGGCTGCGCTCCTTCCTGCGGGGCGCCAAGAGTGCGCTGCCGTTGCTGGCCGTCGTCGTGGGGGCGGGGGCCGGTGCCGGCGCCATCGGCTTCCGGTGGCTGATCGGGACCTTCACCCGCCTGCTGTCCGGGCAGCCGACTATGCGGCGGCCGGGCATGCGGCGAATCCGCATGTGCCGTGGCTGGGGCGCTGGTTCGTGTTGGCGGCGCCCGTGGTCGCGGGTCTGGTGTACGGGCCGTTGGTGTACCGGTTCGCCCGGGAGGCGCGGGGGCACGGGGTGCCGGAGGTGATGTTCGCGGTGGCCCGGCGGGGTGGCCACATCGCGGGACGGGTGGCCGTGGTGAAGTCGCTGGCCTCCGCGCTGTGTATCGGGGGCGGCGGTTCGGTGGGCCGTGAGGGGCCGATCGTGCAGATCGGTTCGGCTCTGGGGTCGACGGCCGCGAGGCTGGTCGGGGTGGCGGAGGACCGGATGCGCGTCCTGGTCGCCTGCGGTGCCGCCGCGGGGATATCGGCGACCTTCAACGCCCCGCTGGCCGGGGTCTTCTTCGCGATGGAACTGATCCTGCGGGACTTCGCCGCCGAGTCCTTCGGCATGGTGGTCCTCGCGTCCGTGACCTCGTCCGTCATCGGCCGGGCGGCCTTCGGCAACACCCCTTTCCTCCACCTTCCCGCCTTCACCGTCCACCACCTGGCGGAGTACCTGCTCTTCACCCTGCTGGGGGTGCTCGCGGGTGCGGCCGGCGTGCTGTTCACGCGGGTTCTCTACCTGGTCGAGGACGCCTGTGACGCCGTGTGGCGGGGCCCGGAGTGGGCGAGGCCGACGGTGGGCGGGCTCCTGCTGGGCGGAGTCCTGCTGGTGCTTCCCCAGATGTACGGCGTCGGCTACCCGGTGCTGGAGGACGCGGTGGGCGGCGCGTATGCCACCGGACTGCTGGCCCTGCTGCTGGTGGGCAAGGTCGTGGCGACCAGTCTGACCATCGGCATCGGGGGTTCGGGCGGTGTCTTCGCCCCGTCGCTGTTCATGGGGGCCATGCTCGGCGCGGGGTACGGCAACGTCGTCCACCAGGTGCTGCCCGGGACGGCAGGCCCGGTCGGGGCCTATGGGCTGATCGGCATGGGGGCGGTCTTCGCGGGGGCGGCCCGCGCGCCCATCACCGCTGTGATCATCATGTTCGAGCTCACCGGCGAGTACTCGATCATCCTGCCGCTGATGGCGGCCATCGCCGTGGCGACGGCGGTGAGCAAGGTGCTCTCCCGGGACGCGATCTACACCCTCAAGCTCACCAGGCGGGGCGTCGAACTCGACGAGGGGCCACCCCGCTCGCCGTTCGCGGGGGCCACGGTGCGGACGATCATGGAGCCCGTCCCGAACCGCTCGTCGGCACCATGACGCTGGCCACCGCCGCCGACGCCCTGGCACGTGCACCGCACGGTGTCCTGCCCGTCCTCGGCGCGGACGGCGCCTACCTCGGCACGGTCACGGCGCGCTCGGCGGCGGAGATCCTCGCCGGCACCGACGCCGGAGTGCCCCTTGTCGGCGACGTCGTCCACCTGCCGGGGCCGGTCACGGCCGAGACCGCACTCGACGATGCGCTCACGGCCCTGGTCGCCGCCGAAGGCGCCGGACTGCCCGTCGTGGACGCCGCCCGCACCCGGCTCGTCGGGTGGGTCACCCACCAGTCCGTGCTGCACGCCCTGCACCGCACGACGGCCGCGCGACCCGCCAGGCCGTCGTCCGCCACGGCCCGGGGACCGCCCGCTGACCTGAGCGTTCCTGCAACGGCACGTCACCGGACCGCTCCGCGACGACACGGCGTACGGGAACGGCCGGGGAGCCGGTGGGATTCACTGGTTTCTGACGGGTGCAGGTACAAAGGAGTCATGACTCAGCGCGAGCAGGCGCCGTCGCCCGTGGACGACGTCGACGCCGTGACGCAGGCGGTGCTCACCGCTTCCCGGCTCCTGGTAGCGGTCTCCGCGCGGTCGCTGGCGGCTGCCGAGGACCGGGTCACCCTCCCGCAGTTCCGCCTGCTCGTGGTGCTGTCGGCCCACGGACCGGCCAAACTGGTCGCCCTGGCCGACCGGCTGGGGGTGAACCCCTCGACCGCCATGCGCATGATGGACCGGCTGATCGGCTCGGGGCTGGCCGACCGGCAGGTCAACCCCGGCAACCGCCGCGAGACGGTGCTGCGCGTCACGGACGACGGTGCTCGTCTGGTCGACGAGGTCACCGCCCGGCGCCGTGCCGAGATCGCCGCCGTCGTCGCGCGGATGCTCCCCGAGCAGCGCACCGCGATGGTCGAGGCGCTCGACGCCTTCAACCGGGCGGGTGGCGAGCCGGCCGTGACGGAGGCCGAGGGAGTCCTCTACCCCCTCGGCTGGACCGACGGCTCACCCCAGGAGGCGCGTAGCTGAAGTCCCGTCAAGGGCCCAGCGACCGCGTGGGGGCGGGCGCCTGCACGGCATCCCCGGCCGTCGGCCGGGGGGCGTACCGCGGAGCCCATCGGTACGCCCTCTCGACGCCGCACATGTGCGCCCGTGCCTCGCGACGGGAGGTCGCACCGGTCCGTGCCGGGAGGGGCCGCGGATCCAGCGGCGGGGCGCCTTGGCAGGCATGGCGCGCCGGGAGCCTAGCCGTGGGTGACCGGGGCCTGGATGCGGACAAGGCCCACGACTGCGAACTCCAGGACGATCGGGAGTGTCCCGGCTCGCGTGACCCCGTGACTGCGCGTGAGACGTATCCGCGGTCCGTTGCGGGCGCCGAAGCCGGTGCGGCCTCCGGGCGGCAGCTGGATGCCGGCCGTCGACAGGGCCCCGTTCCCGCTGCTGCTCCCGCCACTCAGGACGCCTCGGCCTCCTCCCGGTGTGCCGACCATGTCGAGGTGCTCGGTGACGCTGCCGGAATTCTCGACCGTCATGGACAGGCTGCCTGAGCCCGAACGGTCCAGGTGCGCTTCGGCATCGCTGATCCGCACGTCGACGCCGTTGGCGGCGACATGCGTTCCGCCCCGTGGCCCGGGGCCGGTGCCGGAGGGCTCGGGGACGGAGGCGGTCGTCGGGTGTCCGCAGCCGGCCAGCAGGGCGGTCAGGGCGGCAGCGACCGTGATGGCCCTGCGGGTGCGGTTGCCGCGTACGGAACGGCCGCAGAAGGTGTCTCGATCCATCTTTGCATGATGCAACATTGCCTGTCGCGGCCGGCAACCCGGGCCCGCGCAGGCGTCCGGCTCGCTCGCGGTGGTGGCGAGTGCGTCCGTCGAGCGATGATCGCCCATCGCGGTCTTGACGTACACGGCTCATGCGGCATGCAATATATTGCATGCCGATCCCTCCAGGCCGCGGAGTGGCCTCACGTGAACTCCTTCGGGAGAACGCCTTCCGTGCGATCCGGGACGCGATCGTCCACGGCACGCTCGCGCCGGGCGAGCGCCTTGCGGACGGCGACCTGGTGGAGTGGCTGGGGGTGAGCCGGACGCCCATTCGTGAAGCGCTCTCGCGCCTGGAGCAGATGGGCCTGGTGCTGACCAGGCCCGGCCGTTACACCATGGTCAGCCCGCTCGACGCACGAGCTGTTCGTGCGGCCCAGTCGGTCACCGCGGCCATGCACGAACTCGCCGTGCGCGAGGCGATTCCCCATCTTGGCCCCCATGAGTTCGATGCCATGCGGGCGGCGAACCAACGCTTCGCCGACGCGCTGCGAGCAGACGATGTCGCGGGGGCGATCGCTGCCGACGACGAGTTCCACGGGGTCGCCGTCACCGCCTGCGCCAACCAGGCCGTGCACACGGTCCTGGAGCAGTTCGCACCGGTGCTGCGACGGGTGGAACGGCTGCGCTTCTCATCCCTGAGCGGGCGGGACTCGGTCGCCCAGCATGCCCGCATCCTCATGTTGTGCGAGGCGGGCGACACGGAAGGCGCTGTGGTCGCCACCCGCGCCAACTGGCAGACACTGCTGCCCTTCCTGACCGACCTGCCGGACGGGGGCGAGTAACGAGCCCTGACCGGACGGTACCGCTTCATTCGCCGAACGTCCCGCTACGGCGGACCTGCCCGTGAGGAGTCACCTGTGCCCCTGGAAGATTTCGAACGCCATCCCCTGCTGTTCGGCCCGAGCCCGGTCCATCCACTGGACCGGCTCAGTGACCACCTCGGCGGGGCCCGCATCTGGGCGAAGCGCGAGGACTGCAACAGCGGGCTGGCGTTCGGGGGCAACAAGACCAGGAAGATGGAGTACCTGGTTCCCGACGCGCTTCGGCAGGGTGCGGACACGCTGGTCAGCATCGGCGGGGTGCAGTCCAATCACACACGCCAGGTGGCCGCTGTGGCCGCCAGGTTGGGGCTCAAGGCCGTACTGGTCCAGGAGAGCTGGGTGGATTGGCCGGACTCCGTCAACGACAAGGTCGGCAATATCCTGCTGTCCCGGATCATGGGTGCCGACGTGCGCCTGGTCCAGGCGGGCTTCGGCATCGACGCCAAGGACAGCTGGCAGCGGGCCCTGGAGGAGGTCCGTGCCGCGGGAGGCAACCCCTACGCGATCCCTGCCGGGGCCTCCGACCACCGCCTGGGCGGCCTCGGCTTCGCCCGCTGGGCGCGTGAGGTCGAACAACAGGAGCGGGAACTCGGGGTCTTCTTCGACACCATCGTCGTGTGCAGCGTCACGGGCAGTACGCAAGCGGGCATGATCGCCGGCTTCGCGGACCGGCAGCGGCCACGTCGCGTGCTGGGCATCGACGCCTCCGCGAAGCCCGAGGAGACCCGCGCCCAGGTCGGCAGGATCGCCCGCCGGACCGCCGAGCTCCTCGGACTCCCGCGGGATCTGCGTGACGACGAGATCACCCTCCTGGAAGGGTGGGCCGGGGACGTCTACGGCATCCCTGTCCGGTCCACTGTGGACGCCATCCGGCTCACCGGCCGCCTTGAGGGCGTGATCCTCGACCCGGTGTACGAGGGAAAGTCCATGGCCGGGCTTGTCGACCTGGTCCGCGGTGGCGAGATCCCGCGCGACTCCCACGTTCTGTACGCCCACCTGGGAGGCCAGCCCGCCCTCAACGCCTACAGCGGCGTCTTCTGACCCACCGCGGGCGGTCCCGGGCGGCACGCGGTGCCTCCACCGCCAACGCGCCTCGCCCGTCAGTCCAGCGGCGGCCGCAGCTGAGCCCAGGGGCGCTCGGCCTCGAGCTGGGCCGCGAGGGACAGGAGGGTCGACTCGTCGTGGGGCCTGCCGACCAGTTGCGCGCCGAGCGGGAGGTTGTCGTCGGTGCGGGCGGCCGGCAGGACGGCCGCCGGGTTGCCGGTCAGGTTCCACAGCGTCATGAACGCGGTGTAGCGCTGCGCACCCAGCATCAGGGTGAGCCAGCTCCGCTCGAACAGTTCGCCGACCCGGAGCGGGGGGCGCGGGGTCGCCGGGGTCAGGAGTACGTCCACCGTGTCGAACACGCGGTTCGCCCGCGCGGCCACCCGGTCGCTGTAGCGCCGGGCCGCGGCGATCATCGCGGGCGGGTAGAGCCGGCCGAGAGCGGCGAGGGTGCGGGTCGACGAGGACAGCCGCCGCGGCTCGTCGACAACCGCCGCGGTCGAGGCGACCGAGTGCAGGTAGCGCGGTGCGTAACTGAGCATCCCGGTGAAGTCGGTCAGCGGCGGCTCGACCGGCACGACCTCGTGTCCCAACTCGGCCATGGCGCCGGCCATGCCGCGTACCGCTTCCTCGACGCGCGGGTCGAGGCGGCCTCCGACCGGCCAGGGGCGCAGCGACAGGCCGACCCGCAGCCGGCTCGGCCTGGTCGCGGCGGCCTCGGCGAACGTGCGCTCCGGTGGCCGCGCGATGTGCCGGTCGCCCGGTGCCGGCCCCTGCAGCACGTCCAGCAGCAGCGCGGCATCGGACACGGTCCTGGTCAGCGGGCCGGCGACGGACAGCCCGGTCCAGACCTCGTCCTGCGGTGCCAGCGATATCCGTCCGCGTTGCGGCTTCAGACCGAACAGCCCCGTCGCGGCGGCGGGCATCCGGACGGAACCGCCGCCGTCGCTGCCGAGAGCCGCGGAGACGAGGCCGCCCGCGACCGCGGCGGCGGCACCGCCGCTGGATCCGCCGGGGGAGTGCGCCGGTGACCACGGGTTGCGCGTCGGCCCGGCGAAGTGGGTCTGGGTGAACGGCCACAGGCAGAGCTCGGACGCCCGCGTCCGGCCCAGGATGACCGCCCCGGCCCGCCGCAGCCGCGTGACGATCTCGGCGTCCTTCTCCGCGAGGCTCGTGACGCCGTCGGTGCCGTTCGTGGTCGGCAACCCGGCCAGGTCCGTCTCCTCCTTCACCGCCACCGGAATGCCGAGGAGGGGAGCGTCCTCGCCGGCGGCGCGCCGCGCGTCGGCCTCCTCGGCAGCGCGCCGCGCGTCGTCGGCGAACACCAGCCGGAAGGCGTTCAGCGTTCCGTCGAGACGTTCGATCCGTGCCAGATAGGAGTCGACGAGCTCGGTGGACGTCACCCGTCCTTCCCGGAGCGCCGTCAACTGATCGCGCACGCCGGCGAAACACAGGTCCGTCGGGGTCATTCTCGGCTCCCAGTACATCGTGCGGTGCTGGTCACGCGCCTGCACCCGCCGGCCTGACCCGGTCGGTTGAGGGGGGGGCGGCGGTGATCTCCGTCATCGGGTGGTCTCCAGGCCGAAGACCTTCACCGCGTTGCCACCGAGGTACCGGCGGGTGGTCTCGGCGTCCAGCTCAAGGCTGTCCAGGCGTTCCAGGCAGCGTTGCGGAGTGAGCATGGGCCAGTTGGTGCCGAACAGTACCCGGTCGCGTCCCCGGCCGCGAAGGTAGTCGATCAGCGTGGCGGGAACGCGGTGGACGGCGTAGGCGGAGGTGTCGACGTAGAAGTTCGGGTACTTCGTGGCAAGGGAGACGACCTCGTCCAGCCACGGGTGGCCGACGTGCCCGCCCACGACGACGAGGTCCGGGAACTCCAGAAGCACGTTGTCCAGGTAGGGGATGGGGCGGCCGGGTTCGGAGGGGCACAGCGGCCCGGTGTGGCCGATCTGGGTGCACACCGGTACGCCGAGTTCCACGCAGGCGGCGTACAGCGGGTAGTAGCGCCGGTCGTCCGGCGGCAGGTTCCACAGCCATGGGGCGACGCGGAGTGCGACGAAGCCGAGTTCGAGCACCGCCCGCCTGAGTTCGCGGACCGCGGCGACCGGTTGGGACAGGTCGACCGCGGCCACCCCGTGGAAGCGGTCAGGGGCCTCGGCGACGGTGGCGGCGACCTCGTCATTGCTGATCAGCACGCCGGACGGGCCCACCAGCCGCAGATCAGCGCCCGGTCCACCCCCGACGCGTCGTACGCGGAGAGCATGTCCTCGACGGACGACGGGGTGAGGTCCGGCTGGCGGGTCCACCGCAGCACGGTGGCCATCCAGGGCTGGGCGAGGAACCGCTCGTTGGGCACCTGCGCCCACGCGTCCACCGTCAGGGAATCGCTGGTCCTGGTCATGGGTTGGCGTCCGCCCCCATCTCATCGATACGCAAGCTGTACATGATGCGACCACTCCTCGACAGCCCGGCGGACGAAGTTGTTCCGCCGGACTGCCACCGGTGGCCCCGGACGTCAGCCCTTCGCGACCAGCTCGCGGACGGCGGGCGCGACCTCGGCCGCGAAGCGGCGGAGGAAGTCGGCCGAGCCCGCCCGGTACAGGAAGAACGTGTCGATCTGCCCGGCCAGCACGAGCTCGGCCAGCTGCTCGGCCCAGAGCGCCGGCGGCCCCTGGAGGAAGCCGGAGCCGGCAGCGAACTCACCCCCGATGTTGTAGCCGCGCCGGATGCCCTCCGGCGACCGGCCGGCGGCCTGCGCGGCCTCGTCGATCAGCCGGTTGGCGCCGGGCAGCGCCTCGGGGGGAAAGAAGGGGGAGCTGGGGATCCAGCCGTCGCCGATGGTGCCCACGACACGCAGCATTCGGGGCTGGTAGGCGCCGAACCAGATCCCGATCCCGTGCAGCGGCCGGGGGCCGGGCCGAGCGCCGCCGAGCCGGTAGTGCCTGCCCTGGAACTCGACGTCCTCCTCGGACGTCCACAGCGCGCGGATGACCTGCGTGGCCTCCTCCAGCGCCTCGATGGACTGCCCGGCGGTGCGCGCGGGGCCGCCCTCCGCGACGATGGACTCCCACATCTGCTGCGCCCCGGTGCCGAGCCCGAGCTCGAACCGGCCGCCGCTGAGGATGTCCAGGGTGGCGGCGGTTCGGGCGACCATGGCGGGCGGCCGGAGCGGCAGGTTGAGCAGGTTGGGCATGACCGTGATCCGCCGCGTCCTGGCCACCATCGTGGACAGCAGCGCGATGGTGTCCAGGCGCTCGGGCCAGTACGGGTGGTCGGACAGCGTGGCGACGTCGTAGCCGAGCTCCTCCATGAGCACGGCCAGGTCGACGACGTCCTGCGGGCGCTCCGCACTCTGCTCCAGCAGCGCGCCGAACCTCACCTCGGTCACCGCGCCACCTCGTCGCGAGCGCCGATCCGCGCCGGGGTGGCGGTGCCGTACACCTGCTGCGCGTGCACCGCGTAGGCCCCCGCGGCCACGTCCCCGATCGCGCCGCCGAGCTCGGGCGGCATCTGGGCGATGATGTCCCGCACCGTGTCGGGATCGGCCTCGTACGCCATCATCCCGAAGATCAGCGGAATCTGCTCCGGTACGACGTCGCCGGCGCTGTCGGCGAGCATCTGGCCCCACTCGGCCGCGGTGACGTGCTTCTGGATCAGGGGGAGCGCGAGGTCCTCCTCGGTGGCGAG comes from the Streptomyces sp. TS71-3 genome and includes:
- a CDS encoding LLM class flavin-dependent oxidoreductase; amino-acid sequence: MTEVRFGALLEQSAERPQDVVDLAVLMEELGYDVATLSDHPYWPERLDTIALLSTMVARTRRITVMPNLLNLPLRPPAMVARTAATLDILSGGRFELGLGTGAQQMWESIVAEGGPARTAGQSIEALEEATQVIRALWTSEEDVEFQGRHYRLGGARPGPRPLHGIGIWFGAYQPRMLRVVGTIGDGWIPSSPFFPPEALPGANRLIDEAAQAAGRSPEGIRRGYNIGGEFAAGSGFLQGPPALWAEQLAELVLAGQIDTFFLYRAGSADFLRRFAAEVAPAVRELVAKG
- a CDS encoding amidase; its protein translation is MYWEPRMTPTDLCFAGVRDQLTALREGRVTSTELVDSYLARIERLDGTLNAFRLVFADDARRAAEEADARRAAGEDAPLLGIPVAVKEETDLAGLPTTNGTDGVTSLAEKDAEIVTRLRRAGAVILGRTRASELCLWPFTQTHFAGPTRNPWSPAHSPGGSSGGAAAAVAGGLVSAALGSDGGGSVRMPAAATGLFGLKPQRGRISLAPQDEVWTGLSVAGPLTRTVSDAALLLDVLQGPAPGDRHIARPPERTFAEAAATRPSRLRVGLSLRPWPVGGRLDPRVEEAVRGMAGAMAELGHEVVPVEPPLTDFTGMLSYAPRYLHSVASTAAVVDEPRRLSSSTRTLAALGRLYPPAMIAAARRYSDRVAARANRVFDTVDVLLTPATPRPPLRVGELFERSWLTLMLGAQRYTAFMTLWNLTGNPAAVLPAARTDDNLPLGAQLVGRPHDESTLLSLAAQLEAERPWAQLRPPLD
- a CDS encoding amidohydrolase family protein; amino-acid sequence: MLISNDEVAATVAEAPDRFHGVAAVDLSQPVAAVRELRRAVLELGFVALRVAPWLWNLPPDDRRYYPLYAACVELGVPVCTQIGHTGPLCPSEPGRPIPYLDNVLLEFPDLVVVGGHVGHPWLDEVVSLATKYPNFYVDTSAYAVHRVPATLIDYLRGRGRDRVLFGTNWPMLTPQRCLERLDSLELDAETTRRYLGGNAVKVFGLETTR